A single window of Kwoniella bestiolae CBS 10118 chromosome 4, complete sequence DNA harbors:
- a CDS encoding T-complex protein 1 subunit epsilon: MSVGQIDPGSAVYAQDENGRPFIIVREQGKKVRTHGLEAIRSHILAARAVTNIIKSSLGPRGLDKILISPDGDITVTNDGATILGQMEVEHQIAKLLVEVSKSQDDEIGDGTTGVVVLAGALLSSALDLLDRGIHPIRIADGYEKACEVAVQELDRVADKIEFSKEDTTNLLKTAKTSLGSKIVSIAHDKFANIAVDAVLSVADLARRDVDFELIKVDGKVGGSLEDTSLVKGVVVDKDMSHPQMPSTVRDAKIAILTCPFEPPRPKTKHKLDIESVEEFKKLREYEKEKFQDMIKMVKDTGANLVICQWGFDDEANHLLMQNELPAVRWVGGPEIELIAIATNGRIVPRFEDLSADKLGRAGLVRELTFGTTRDKMLVIEECANTRAVTVFVRGSNKMIIDEAKRALHDAICVVRNLVRDNRVVYGGGAAEICASIAVSKKADEIPSIEQYAMRAFSKALDAIPLALAENSGLSPIDTLADVKSRQVTEGNPRLGIDCLGKGENDMKTQHVYDPLISKRQQFLLATQVVRMILRVDDVIDASAFKDE, translated from the exons ATGTCAGTAGGTCAGATAGATCCTGGATCAGCCGTATATGCTCAAGACGAG AATGGACGAccattcatcatcgttcg TGAGCAAGGGAAGAAAGTGCGAACGCATGGGTTGGAAGCTATCAGG AGTCATATTCTAGCTGCTCGAGCCG TCACCAACATCATAAAATCATCACTCGGAcctcgag GTCTCGACAAAATTCTCATCTCCCCTGATGGAGATATAACAGTCACCAACGACGGAGCGACCATCCTCGGtcagatggaagtggaacaTCAGATTGCAAAGCTGTTGGTGGAGGTTTCCAAGTCGCAGGATGACGAGATTGGTGATGGTACGACTGGTGTTGTCG TGCTCGCCGGTGCCCTTCTCTCTTCCGCCTTGGATCTCTTGGACAGAGGTATTCACCCTATCAGGATAGCAGATGGTTATGAGAAGGCTTGTGAGGTTGCTGTGCAAGAATTGGATAGAGTAGCCGATAAG ATCGAGTTCAGCAAAGAAGATACCACCAACTTGCTGAAAACCGCCAAAACAAGTTTGGGAAGTAAGAT CGTCTCAATAGCCCACGACAAATTCGCCAACATCGCCGTCGACGCGGTCCTCTCCGTAGCGGACCTGGCAAGGCGTGATGTCGATTTCGAGCTCATCAAAGTGGATGGAAAAGTCGGTGGATCCCTCGAAGATACCTCGCTGGTCAAGGGTGTGGTAGTGGACAAGGATATGTCGCACCCTCAAATGCCATCTACAGTCAGGGATGCCAAGATTGCGATTCTGACTTGTCCGTTCGAACCTCCGAGACCTAAGACGAAACATAAGTTGGATATTGAGAGTGTTGAGGAGTTTAAGAAGTTACGGGAGTATGAAAAGGAGAAGTTCCAAGATATGATTAAGAT GGTCAAGGACACCGGAGCCAACCTCGTCATTTGTCAATGGGGTTTCGACGACGAAGCCAACCACTTGCTCATGCAGAACGAATTGCCGGCTGTACGATGGGTCGGTGGACCAgagattgag CTCATTGCTATCGCTACCAACGGACGAATCGTACCTCGTTTCGAGGATCTCTCGGCTGACAAGCTCGGTCGAGCGGGTCTGGTCAGAGAGCTCACGTTCGGTACGACAAGGGACAAGATGCTCGTCATTGAGGAGTGTGCGAACACTAGAGCTGTGACTGTGTTCGTAAGAGGAAGTAacaagatg ATCATCGACGAAGCCAAACGAGCCTTGCACGACGCCATCTGTGTAGTACGAAACCTTGTTAGAGATAATCGAGTGGTTTACGGAGGTGGTGCTGCAGAGATTTGCGCTTCTATCGCTGTATCCAAAAAggctgatgag ATCCCATCAATCGAGCAATACGCCATGCGAGCATTCTCTAAAGCTCTCGATGCTATTCCTCTCGCTTTGGCTGAAAACTCTGGTCTATCACCTATCGATACTTTGGCGGATGTGAAATCTCGACAGGTCACTGAGGGTAACCCTAGATTAGGTATTGACTGTCTTGGAAAGGGGGAAAATG ACATGAAGACGCAACATGTATATGACCCGTTGATCTCGAAACGACAACAGTTCCTATTAGCTACTCAAGTCGTAAGGATGATTTTGAGAGTGGATGATGTGATAG ACGCATCCGCATTCAAGGATGAATAA
- a CDS encoding citrate synthase, mitochondrial, whose protein sequence is MSFIASRNALRAQLKPSFARTFASTPSAFAPTLKERLTELIPKEIENVKAVRAAHGNKSFGEVTVDQAYGGMRGIKGLIWEGSVLDADEGIRFRGLTIPEVQQKLPTAPGGTEPLPEGLFWLLVTGEVPTEEQVKGLSQEWAARAELPKFVEELIDRCPNTLHPMTQFSIAVNALNHDSAFAKAYSNGVHKREYWKTTFDDSMDLIAKLPNIAGRIFRNVYGDGKLPAIDQSLDYSANLSNLLGFGENKEFVDLMRLYITIHSDHEGGNVSAHTGHLVGSALSDPFLSFAASLNGLAGPLHGLANQEVLRWVQKMQAAIGKEPTDEQVAEYVWSTLKSGQVVPGYGHAVLRKTDPRYTAQREFALKHLPNDPGFKLVGQIYKIVPNILLEAGKAKNPWPNVDAHSGVLLTYYGLHQQDFYTVLFGVSRAFGVVSQLIWDRALGMPLERPKSYSTEAIKKMFEGK, encoded by the exons ATGAGCTTCATCGCTTCCAGAAACGCTCTCAGAGCTCAG CTCAAACCATCTTTCGCTAGAACTTTCGCTTCTACCCCTTCAGCCTTCGCCCCTACCCTCAAGGAGCGATTGACCGAACTTATCCCCAAGGAGATCGAAAATGTCAAGGCTGTAAGAGCTGCTCACGGTAACAAGAGCTTTGGTGAGGTTACCGTTGACCAGGCTTACGGTGGTATGAGAGgtatcaag GGTTTGATCTGGGAAGGATCCGTCCTTGACGCTGATGAGGGTATCCGATTCAGaggactcaccatccccgAAGTTCAACAAAAGTTGCCTACCGCTCCAGGTGGTACTGAGCCTCTTCCCGAGGGTCTCTTCTGGTTACTCGTAACCGGTGAAGTACCCACTGAGGAGCAGGTCAAGGGACTCTCCCAAGAATGGGCCGCCAGAGCTGAACTCCCCAAATTCGTCGAGGAGCTCATTGACCGATGCCCCAACACCCTTCACCCAATGACTCAATTCTCCATCGCCGTCAACGCT CTCAACCACGACTCCGCTTTCGCCAAGGCCTACTCTAACGGTGTCCACAAGAGAGAATACTGGAAGACCACCTTCGATGACTCCATGGACCTCATTGCCAAACTCCCCAACATCGCTGGTCGAATCTTCAGAAACGTCTACGGTGATGGTAAGCTCCCAGCTATCGACCAATCCCTCGATTACTCCGCCAACTTGTCCAACTTGCTCGGTTTCGGTGAGAACAAGGAGTTTGTCGACCTCATGAGATTGTACATCACCATCCACTCTGATCACGAAGGTGGTAACGTCTCT GCCCACACTGGTCACTTGGTCGGTTCAGCCCTCTCTGatcctttcctctccttcgcTGCTTCCCTCAACGGTCTTGCCGGTCCTCTTCACGG TCTTGCCAACCAAGAAGTACTCCGATGGGTCCAAAAGATGCAAGCTGCCATCGGTAAAGAACCCACCGACGAGCAAGTTGCCGAATACGTTTGGTCTACTCTTAAATCCGGACAAGTCGTCCCAGGTTACGGTCACGCCGTCTTGAGAAAGACT GACCCTCGATACACCGCTCAAAGAGAGTTCGCCCTCAAGCACCTCCCCAACGACCCAGGATTCAAACTCGTCGGTCAAATCTACAAAATCGTccccaacatcctcctcgagGCCGGTAAAGCCAAGAACCCATGGCCCAACGTTGATGCTCACTCTGGTGTCTTGTTGACCTACTACGGTCTCCACCAACAAGACTTCTACACCGTGTTGTTCGGTGTTTCCCGAGCCTTCGGTGTTGTCTCTCAATTGATCTGGGACAGAGCTCTTGGT ATGCCCCTCGAGAGACCCAAGTCATACTCTACCGAagctatcaagaagatgTTCGAAGGTAAATAA
- a CDS encoding protein disulfide-isomerase domain produces MKFGISFSLFAFAALVGASNVIDLDTKNFEEYVGGDRPALVEFYAPWCGHCKNLAPVYEQLADAFPSDKVVIAKTDADGVGRDLGSKYDVKGFPTLKWFPKGSLTPEDYSSGRDLEALAGFVSEKSGVKSKIKPPPPPVAVQLDASNFDDIALNDDKNVLVAFTAPWCGHCKNMKPAYEKVAKAFLSESDCVVAQMDADAAPNKPVAAKYDVRSFPTIKFFPKGSKEPIAYSTGRSEQQFIDFLNEHCGTHRSITGVLSETAGKVLTLDTLASNFFTASLPERPDVLGKAREYLATLTGADKKTNTSAQYYVKAMERVIEKGEGWLTKEQARIAGLLASPSLAPTKLDELKIKANILSSFAAQKASEAAEAAEDIYEQVVDAAKQVPQQAKDGVDQFADAVQDKAQKIKEEL; encoded by the exons ATGAAGTTCGGCATATCATTCTCGCTATTCGCCTTCGCAGCGTTGGTAGGAGCGTCCAACGTCATCGATCTCGATACAAAGAATTTCGAAGAG TACGTAGGAGGCGACCGACCAGCCCTAGTGGAATTCTACGCCCCATGGTGTGGCCACTGCAAGAACCTCGCACCAGTGTATGAGCAATTGGCAGACGCCTTCCCTTCTGATAAAGTCGTAATTGCCAAGACGGATGCCGATGGTGTAGGAAGAGATTTGGGTTCGAAATATGATGTTAAAGGATTCCCTACGCTCAAGTGGTTCCCTAAGGGAAGTTTGACTCCTGAGGATTATTCTTCGGGGAGGGATCTGGAAGCTTTAGCTGGATT CGTATCCGAGAAATCAGGTGTCAAGTCTAAGATCAagcctccccctccccctgtGGCTGTTCAACTTGATGCGTCCAACTTTGATGATATTGCGTTGAATGACGATAAGAACGTTCTCGTCGCTTTCACTGCTCCTTGG TGCGGTCACTGCAAAAACATGAAACCAGCCTACGAGAAAGTTGCCAAAGCCTTCCTCTCCGAATCTGATTGTGTCGTCGCTCAAATGGATGCCGATGCTGCTCCCAACAAGCCCGTCGCTGCCAAATACGATGTCCGATCTTTCCCTACTATCAAATTCTTCCCCAAGGGATCGAAGGAGCCTATCGCTTATTCTACTGGTAGATCCGAGCAACAGTTTATTGAC TTCCTCAACGAACACTGTGGTACCCACCGATCCATCACCGGTGTTCTCTCCGAGACTGCCGGTAAAGTCCTCACTCTCGACACTCTCgcttccaacttcttcaccgcTTCTCTCCCCGAAAGACCAGATGTATTGGGTAAAGCCAGGGAATACCTCGCCACTTTGACTGGCGCAGACAAGAAGACCAACACTTCTGCTCAGTACTACGTCAAAGCGATGGAGAGAGTCATTGAGAAAGGTGAAGGATGGTTAACCAAGGAACAAGCCAG AATCGCCGGACTCCTCGCATCACCTTCACTGGCACCTACCAAGCTTGACGaactcaagatcaaagccaacatcctctcctccttcgccGCTCAAAAGGCCTCTGAAGCTGCCGAAGCCGCTGAGGACATTTACGAACAAGTTGTAGATGCTGCCAAGCAGGTTCCACAGCAGGCTAAGGATGGAGTTGATCAGTTCGCTGATGCTGTTCAAGATAAGGCTcagaagatcaaagaggagCTTTAA